One stretch of Nitrosococcus watsonii C-113 DNA includes these proteins:
- the pheA gene encoding prephenate dehydratase: MDDSQQLREIRARIDALDEQLQCLINERAELARQTAQIKQAVGLGENCFRPEREAEILRRVIARNRGPLSGQEMARLFREVMSACLALETPLVIAYLGPEGTFTEAAALKHFGHSVKTRPLMAIDEVFREVEAGTAYYGVVPVENSTEGAVTHTLDRFLVSPLQICGEVELRIHHHLLSRNETITEVNRLYAHQQTLAQCREWLDAHLAGCERIPVSSNGEAARRAGDESGCAAIASDRAREIYGLRALASNIEDEPGNTTRFLVIGSQAVVASGNDKTSLLVSGPNRPGLLYNLLCPLAEYGISMTRLESRPSRRQLWEYVFFIDVEGHIDDSNLTTALATLKERASFLKLLGSYPRAVI; encoded by the coding sequence ATGGACGATAGTCAACAATTAAGGGAGATTCGGGCGCGTATAGACGCTTTGGATGAACAACTTCAATGCCTCATCAATGAACGCGCCGAGCTTGCCCGCCAAACGGCACAGATAAAACAAGCAGTTGGTTTGGGGGAAAATTGTTTTCGCCCGGAGCGGGAAGCCGAAATTTTGCGGCGGGTTATTGCGCGCAATCGGGGACCGCTCAGTGGGCAGGAAATGGCCCGCTTATTTCGGGAAGTTATGTCAGCCTGCCTGGCGCTTGAAACGCCCCTGGTGATTGCTTACCTGGGTCCAGAGGGAACCTTTACCGAGGCTGCAGCGCTTAAGCATTTTGGTCATTCAGTAAAAACCCGACCGCTTATGGCCATTGATGAGGTTTTTCGTGAAGTGGAGGCCGGTACGGCTTATTATGGGGTCGTCCCGGTAGAGAACTCCACGGAAGGAGCCGTGACCCACACGTTAGATCGGTTTTTGGTCTCGCCCTTACAGATTTGTGGTGAGGTAGAATTGCGCATCCACCATCATTTGCTTAGCAGAAACGAAACCATTACCGAAGTAAACCGATTATATGCCCATCAGCAAACGCTGGCACAATGCCGAGAGTGGCTGGATGCCCACCTGGCAGGATGTGAGCGTATCCCCGTCAGCAGCAATGGGGAAGCGGCGCGGCGAGCTGGGGATGAATCTGGTTGCGCCGCTATTGCGAGTGACCGGGCCCGCGAGATTTATGGGCTTCGCGCTTTGGCGAGCAATATTGAGGATGAACCTGGCAATACCACCCGTTTTCTTGTGATTGGCTCTCAAGCCGTGGTTGCTAGCGGGAATGACAAAACGTCGTTGCTGGTCTCAGGCCCGAATCGCCCCGGTTTATTGTATAATCTACTGTGCCCCTTGGCGGAGTATGGCATTAGCATGACCCGGTTGGAGTCTCGTCCCTCACGGCGCCAGCTTTGGGAATACGTGTTTTTTATTGATGTTGAAGGACATATAGACGATTCTAATCTAACTACCGCGCTGGCTACGCTCAAAGAGCGGGCCTCCTTTCTCAAATTATTAGGTTCTTATCCACGGGCGGTAATATAA
- the hisC gene encoding histidinol-phosphate transaminase, producing the protein MAESLFCQLAAAGVQGLTPYQPGKPIEELEREYGVRGAVKLASNENPLGPSPLAIDAIYGVLRESGRYPDGNGFALKAALSQCLGVPANQITLGNGSSDLLEFAARVLISPEHEVIYSQYCFALYPLLIQILGAKGHVVSAKGFGHNLEAMAKAVNSQTRLVYIANPNNPTGTWLRSDELEAFLAALPEHVLVVLDEAYYEYVNETQYPYSLAWMSRYPNLMITRTFSKIYGLAGLRIGYGVSHPDLADLMNRVRPPFNVNNLALAAATAALQDHDHLQRSRKVNQAGMAQLTAAFTALDLDYIPSVANFVTVNVRKSGDKVYEDLLRHGVIVRPMTGYGLPRHVRVTVGREEENTRFIQALENVLEEFR; encoded by the coding sequence ATGGCTGAAAGCTTATTTTGCCAGCTTGCGGCAGCAGGGGTGCAAGGACTGACTCCCTACCAGCCTGGAAAACCTATTGAGGAATTGGAACGGGAGTATGGGGTACGGGGTGCGGTTAAGTTGGCCTCTAACGAAAATCCTCTGGGTCCCAGTCCCCTGGCAATAGATGCGATTTATGGGGTGCTTAGAGAAAGTGGCCGTTATCCTGATGGCAATGGCTTTGCGCTTAAGGCTGCTCTTTCTCAATGCTTAGGCGTTCCCGCTAATCAGATTACTCTGGGTAATGGCTCCAGCGATTTGCTGGAGTTTGCGGCTCGGGTGCTAATTTCACCTGAGCATGAAGTGATTTATTCTCAATATTGCTTTGCTCTCTATCCCTTATTGATTCAGATTTTGGGAGCCAAGGGTCACGTTGTGTCGGCGAAGGGTTTTGGTCACAATTTGGAGGCCATGGCTAAAGCGGTGAATAGCCAGACGCGGCTGGTTTATATCGCCAATCCCAATAACCCTACGGGTACTTGGTTGCGCTCCGATGAGCTAGAAGCTTTTTTGGCTGCTTTGCCAGAGCACGTTTTGGTGGTCTTGGATGAGGCCTATTACGAGTATGTAAACGAAACTCAATACCCTTATTCTCTGGCCTGGATGAGTCGTTATCCTAATCTGATGATCACCCGCACCTTCTCTAAAATTTATGGCTTGGCTGGTTTACGCATAGGTTATGGGGTGTCTCATCCAGATTTAGCGGATTTGATGAATAGAGTTCGCCCCCCCTTTAACGTCAATAACTTAGCTTTGGCTGCAGCCACGGCTGCTTTGCAGGATCACGATCATTTACAGCGTAGTCGGAAGGTAAATCAGGCCGGAATGGCGCAGTTAACGGCGGCTTTTACCGCGTTGGACTTGGATTATATTCCTTCGGTAGCTAACTTTGTGACTGTCAATGTGAGGAAATCAGGCGATAAAGTTTATGAAGATTTGTTGCGGCATGGCGTGATTGTAAGACCGATGACGGGATATGGGCTACCAAGGCACGTGCGGGTTACCGTGGGAAGGGAAGAAGAAAATACGCGCTTTATTCAGGCCCTTGAAAATGTTCTTGAGGAATTTAGGTGA
- a CDS encoding prephenate dehydrogenase, producing the protein MIQRLCILGVGLIGGSLALALKQAKGVGEVVGYERDPFARDKALSLGIVDRAELHLAEALRGADMVVLAAPLGAMEELLQAMAPSLKPGMVVTDVGSVKGSVVTAARAKLGTRIVDFVPGHPIAGTEKNGPEAAFADLFHLHKVLLTPLPESRAVAVGMVRAMWHQVGAEVIETSISHHDRVLAGTSHLPHILAYTLVDMLAKLGETQEALQFAAGGFRDFSRIASSDPNVWRDICLANKEPLLALLERFRTELHGIGEAIHRNDGAKLAEIFARAKTARDAHYER; encoded by the coding sequence GTGATCCAGCGTCTCTGCATCCTAGGAGTAGGGTTAATTGGGGGCTCTTTGGCGCTGGCTCTAAAGCAGGCCAAAGGAGTAGGCGAGGTTGTCGGTTATGAAAGAGACCCCTTTGCTAGGGACAAGGCCCTTTCTTTGGGAATCGTCGACCGTGCTGAGCTTCATCTTGCGGAAGCGCTTCGGGGAGCCGATATGGTGGTTTTGGCCGCGCCGCTTGGAGCTATGGAAGAACTATTGCAGGCAATGGCGCCTAGTTTGAAGCCAGGGATGGTAGTGACCGATGTGGGGAGCGTCAAGGGAAGTGTGGTTACCGCTGCGCGGGCTAAATTAGGGACGCGCATCGTCGATTTTGTGCCTGGCCACCCTATCGCTGGGACAGAAAAAAATGGCCCGGAGGCCGCTTTTGCCGATTTGTTTCACCTCCATAAGGTACTTCTTACGCCTTTGCCTGAGAGTCGCGCCGTGGCCGTGGGGATGGTAAGAGCGATGTGGCATCAGGTGGGAGCTGAGGTAATAGAAACCAGTATTTCCCATCATGATCGAGTGCTGGCGGGAACCAGCCATCTTCCCCATATATTAGCGTATACTTTAGTGGATATGCTGGCTAAGTTAGGGGAAACGCAAGAAGCCTTACAATTTGCCGCAGGAGGATTTCGGGATTTTTCTCGTATTGCCTCAAGCGATCCCAACGTGTGGCGGGACATCTGTCTTGCTAATAAAGAACCTTTGCTAGCGCTCCTGGAGCGATTCAGGACTGAACTTCACGGTATAGGCGAGGCTATTCATCGCAACGATGGGGCAAAGCTGGCGGAGATTTTCGCTCGAGCCAAGACTGCTCGGGATGCGCATTATGAGCGTTAG
- the aroA gene encoding 3-phosphoshikimate 1-carboxyvinyltransferase: MQPIEEVSQDTMAFVVEPGGALSGRLRVPGDKSISHRAVILGALAEGVTRITGFLEGEDTLATLRAFRDLGVSIEGPEGGRVEIHGVGMQGLQAPEEPLYLGNSGTSARLLAGLFAGQSFDVILRGDESLSRRPMRRVCDPLARMGAFIETTAQGTPPLHIHGRQPLYGIEYAMPMASAQVKSSLLLAGLYASGRTCVIEPAPTRDHTERMLAGFGYPVEREGAKVCIQGGGSLYGTVVEIPADISSAAFFMVGAAIGKGSDILLEHVGINPTRTGIVDILRRMGADIEIKETGVVGGEPVAAIRVRASRLHGINIPEDLVPLAIDEFPALFVAAACAEGETVLAGAGELRVKESDRIQVMADGLQALGISAQPTADGIIIQGGKLQGGEVHSHGDHRCAMAFAMTSLVAKGPIIIRDCANVATSFPGFLELACGAGLVIRSRE, translated from the coding sequence ATGCAGCCTATCGAAGAAGTATCGCAAGATACGATGGCTTTTGTGGTGGAGCCGGGGGGGGCGCTGAGCGGCCGGTTACGGGTTCCCGGGGATAAGTCTATCTCCCATCGGGCTGTTATCTTGGGCGCATTGGCAGAGGGCGTCACCCGGATCACTGGCTTTTTGGAGGGAGAAGATACGCTGGCAACGCTGCGGGCCTTTCGGGATCTCGGAGTAAGCATTGAAGGACCTGAGGGAGGCCGGGTAGAAATACATGGCGTAGGTATGCAGGGTTTACAGGCACCGGAAGAACCCCTCTATTTAGGTAACTCAGGAACGTCAGCGCGATTACTTGCCGGTCTTTTCGCTGGCCAATCCTTTGATGTCATACTTAGGGGCGATGAGTCTCTTTCCCGCCGTCCCATGCGGCGAGTCTGTGACCCCTTAGCACGAATGGGTGCTTTTATCGAGACGACGGCTCAAGGCACTCCCCCTCTGCACATTCATGGTAGACAGCCACTTTATGGTATTGAGTATGCTATGCCGATGGCCAGCGCTCAAGTCAAATCCAGCCTGTTATTGGCGGGACTTTATGCATCAGGACGAACCTGTGTGATTGAGCCTGCTCCGACACGGGATCACACGGAGCGCATGCTGGCCGGTTTTGGTTATCCAGTAGAGCGAGAAGGCGCGAAAGTGTGTATCCAAGGAGGAGGATCGTTGTATGGTACTGTGGTTGAGATTCCTGCGGATATTTCTTCGGCGGCCTTTTTTATGGTGGGAGCCGCGATTGGCAAGGGTTCTGATATTTTGCTGGAGCATGTGGGTATCAATCCGACCCGGACAGGAATCGTTGATATTCTCCGGCGTATGGGAGCAGATATTGAAATAAAAGAAACGGGGGTGGTTGGTGGCGAACCGGTAGCGGCGATACGGGTCCGAGCTAGCCGGTTGCATGGGATTAATATTCCTGAAGACCTTGTTCCGTTGGCGATAGATGAATTTCCGGCCCTCTTTGTAGCCGCGGCTTGTGCCGAAGGCGAGACAGTGCTGGCTGGAGCTGGAGAGCTGCGAGTTAAAGAAAGTGACCGTATCCAGGTGATGGCTGATGGTTTGCAAGCTTTGGGAATTTCTGCCCAGCCTACGGCGGATGGAATTATTATCCAAGGAGGGAAATTGCAGGGGGGAGAAGTCCATAGTCACGGCGATCACCGATGCGCTATGGCTTTTGCTATGACTTCCCTGGTGGCTAAGGGGCCTATTATTATTCGCGATTGTGCCAATGTAGCCACTTCTTTTCCGGGGTTTTTGGAGTTAGCTTGTGGTGCTGGTTTAGTCATTCGCAGCAGGGAATAA
- a CDS encoding HAD family hydrolase, with protein sequence MSPYKLIVFDWDGTLMDSEARIVASMRSAIHDLSFPFREDAQLRNVIGLGLPEALAMLYPDGDKVMRGALVERYRHYYLSADPTPSRLFEGAEELLKKLREQGYLMAIATGKGRSGLDRILPEVGVAHYFCASRCADETASKPNPRMLLEIIAQTQVEPGETLMVGDTEYDLLMAKYAGTDALAVSYGVHEKARLQRCGPVDCVDSIAALGDWFSGPVYDSARNVSCRHG encoded by the coding sequence ATGTCACCTTATAAACTTATAGTTTTCGACTGGGATGGAACCTTAATGGATTCGGAAGCGCGAATTGTGGCGAGTATGCGTTCTGCAATCCATGATCTCAGCTTCCCCTTTCGGGAAGACGCGCAGCTGCGCAATGTGATTGGCCTAGGCTTGCCAGAGGCGCTGGCCATGCTTTATCCAGATGGGGATAAAGTGATGAGAGGTGCGTTGGTTGAGCGCTACCGTCATTATTATCTGAGTGCCGATCCAACCCCTAGCCGACTTTTTGAGGGTGCTGAGGAATTATTAAAAAAATTGCGCGAGCAGGGTTATCTAATGGCTATTGCTACGGGTAAGGGGCGTAGTGGCTTGGATCGGATATTACCAGAGGTAGGGGTTGCCCACTATTTTTGCGCCAGCCGCTGCGCTGATGAGACGGCTTCGAAGCCTAATCCCCGGATGTTATTGGAAATTATAGCGCAAACCCAGGTTGAGCCTGGAGAGACACTGATGGTTGGCGACACCGAATATGACTTGTTGATGGCCAAATACGCGGGAACCGATGCTTTAGCGGTAAGTTATGGCGTGCATGAAAAAGCACGTTTACAACGCTGTGGTCCCGTGGATTGCGTTGATTCAATCGCCGCTTTAGGGGATTGGTTTTCAGGGCCTGTCTACGACTCTGCACGTAATGTAAGCTGTCGTCACGGTTGA
- the cmk gene encoding (d)CMP kinase: MSKDIPVITVDGPSGSGKGTLAQRLAQHLEWHYLDSGAMYRVLALAADKHSIAPNDSQQLEALAQNLDVRFISGLGGMPARVFLEDVEVGDSIRREECGNAASKIAALAEVRRALLMRQRAFRKTPGLVTDGRDMGTVVFPEAALKIFLTASPYERARRRYKQLKEKGIGANLKNLEKEIAERDRRDCERNIAPLKPADDAIILDSTNLAIKDVFQQVLPWLSGKNT, from the coding sequence ATGAGTAAAGACATCCCCGTGATTACGGTAGATGGCCCTAGTGGTTCAGGGAAAGGCACCTTAGCGCAGCGGCTAGCGCAGCATTTAGAATGGCACTATTTAGATAGCGGCGCGATGTATCGGGTATTGGCTTTGGCAGCGGATAAACATAGCATTGCGCCAAATGATTCTCAGCAGCTAGAGGCTTTGGCTCAGAATCTAGATGTTCGATTTATATCGGGTCTAGGGGGAATGCCAGCACGAGTGTTTTTAGAAGACGTGGAGGTGGGAGATTCTATCCGCAGGGAGGAATGTGGTAATGCTGCCTCAAAGATTGCTGCTTTGGCTGAGGTACGGAGGGCCTTGTTGATGCGGCAGCGGGCTTTTCGTAAAACACCAGGCTTAGTGACCGATGGGCGAGATATGGGAACAGTGGTGTTTCCAGAAGCAGCCTTAAAAATTTTTCTTACTGCTAGTCCATACGAACGAGCGCGAAGGCGTTATAAGCAGTTGAAGGAAAAAGGCATAGGTGCTAATCTAAAAAATTTAGAGAAAGAAATTGCCGAGCGGGATAGGCGTGATTGCGAGCGTAATATTGCTCCGCTCAAGCCGGCTGACGATGCTATAATACTGGATTCTACGAACCTTGCTATTAAGGATGTATTTCAGCAAGTGTTACCATGGTTGTCAGGAAAGAATACGTGA